Part of the Gallalistipes aquisgranensis genome, CGCTCCTGCTTGATCCGGATCAGTTGTTCGGCGTACTTCGCCTCCAGCTCCTCCACCTTGCGCTCGGCGATGCGGATACGGTCGCGCTTCTGCTCCCAGTACCGCTTGTCCCGGGCAATCTCCCTCAACTGCTTCTCGATGTTGACATGGTCGCTGCCCGCCTTCTCGGAGGCCGAACGGATGATCTCCTCCGGCAGTCCGATCTTGCGGGCGATCTCCACGGCGAACGAACTGCCCGGCTTGCCCATCTCGAGCCGGAACAGGGGCCGGATATTCTGCACGTCGAAGGTCATCGCCCCGTTGAGCACCCCGTCGGCCCCGCTGGCATAATATTTCAGATTGGAGTAGTGGGTCGTGATCACCCCGAAACAGCCCCGCGCCTCGAGCCTTTCGAGAATCGACTCGGCGATCGCCCCGCCGATGACCGGCTCCGTGCCGCCCCCGAACTCGTCGAAGAGCACCAGCGACCGGGAGTCGGCATGGGCCAGCACGTTCTTCATGTTGAGCAGATGCGAGGAGTAGGTACTCAGGTCGTTGTCGATGGACTGTTCGTCCCCGATATCAATGAACAGACTTCCGAACAGAGGGAGCTCCGAATTCTCGAGCACGGGAATCGGAAATCCGCACTGAAACATGTATTGCAACAGACCCACCGTCTTCAGACAGACGGACTTGCCGCCCGCGTTGGGCCCCGAAATGACCAGGATATGTTTTTCCCGCGTCAGCTGCAGGTCGAGCGGCACGACCTTCCCCCCCTCGCGGGCCAGCGCCTGGGCCAGCAGGGGATGGCGGGCCCCGCGCAGGTTGAGTTCGCCCTCTTCCGACAGAATCGGCTTCACACAGCCGTTCTCAAGCGCGAAACGGGCTTTGGCCCGGATCATGTCGATCGTCGTAAGATAGTCGCCCGACGCGCCGATGGCACCGATCTCCGGACGCAGCATCTCGGTGAAGGCCGTAAGGATGCGGATCACCTCGCGCCGCTCTTCATACTCCAGTTCGCGCAATTCGTTGGTGATCTCCACCACCTCGACCGGCTCGATGTAAAATGTCTTGCCCGTAGCCGACTCGTCGTGGATGAATCCCTTCAGTTTCTTCTTGTTGGCAGCCGAAACGGGAATCACGGGGCGCCCGTCGCGGATCGACACCGCAGCGTCGGCCTCCACCACACCCGCGCTCTGGGCCTGGGCCAGAATCTGCTGCAATCGCTTGGAAGCCTGCCCCTCCCGTTCCCGGATGGCCCGGCGCACGGCGAACAATTCAGGTGAGGCGCTGTCCTTCACCTTGCCGAAACGGTCGATCAGCGAATCAATATGGTTGATAATCTCAGGAAAACCGCTCACCCCCGCAGAAAAAGCCTTCAGCCGCGGATACTGTTCCTCACTCCGGTTGTCGAAAAACTGCACCAAATCGCGCACGGCCACCAGCGCACGGCGCAGGGCCACGATCTCCTCCACCTCGAGGAAAGCCCCCGCGATCTCCACCTTGTGCAGCAGCGAATCGGTATCGACATACTCCCCGCCGGGGAAGTCGCTCTCCATCATCAGCGCCGTACGCAACTCGTCGCACAGGGCCAGCCTTTCGGCCACCACCCCGGGCTGTGAGGAGAAGCCCTCTTCCGCCAGTTTGCGCACGGCCGCACGGGTCGTGCACAGGGCACCGATCTGCTCCCTTATCCGGTCGAACCCGATCTTCGATTCGTAATTGGCAGGGTAAATCACCGGTCTATTTCTCCTTTTTGCCGCCGAACACCGATATGTGTATATACCGTCCCGGATGAGCCTTCAGGTCCTCCAGCAGGCGGGCCAGATTGCCGCTCGCCGCGGTGAGCGAATCGTACAGGGCCGGATCGTTGACCAGCCGGCCCAGCGTGCCGTCGCCCTCGTTCACCTTCTTCAGCGTCTCGTCGAGCCGGGCCAGCGAACCGTTCAGGTTCTCCACCGCCGAGGGGATGTCCGACCGGCTGAGCGAATCGGTAAAGCCGTCCACGTTAGCGATGATGTGCTCGATTCTCGACGAATTGTTCTTCAGGCTTTCGGAAAGCGCGTTCATATTGGAAATGATCCCCCGCAAACTCTTGCTTTCGGAGCCGATCACCCCGTTGAGCGAACCGGAAATCTCCGCCAGATTGGCCATCGTGGCATTCACGTTGGCCGAATTCTCCGCCAGCAGGGTATTCAACGTACGGAGCGTGGCCGTGATCTCGTTCACCAGTTCGTTGGCCCTCTGCTTCAGGAACTCGAATTCGGAACCGGCCACCTCCAGAAAGTCCTTGTCCACGGCCGAACGGATCGTATCGCCGCTGCGCAGATAGTCCGCGGCGTTCCCCATCTCGATCTCGATGGCCTTGCCCCCCATGATCCCGTCGCTGTACACGCGGGCCTCGGAATTGACCGGAATTCTGTATTTCGATTTGATGGTCAGCTCCAGCACGATCTTGCTCGAACGGGCCGGATCGTAGGTGATCTTGCTCACAGCACCTACCTTAAACCCCTTGATCTTGATGGCCGAAGAGTTCTGTATGCCGTTCACCTGGTCGTAGGTGGCGTAATAAGTGCTGTTCATGTTGAACAGGTCGCGCCCCTTCAGAAAATTGACTCCCCAGTAGAGGCACACCAGCATCAGCACCGCGAACAGCCCGATCTTCACCTCACGTTTCATATTCAGTTTCATGCACAACAAATTTTATCCTATCCTGGTTTCACTGGCCGGCAAGCCGGCGGGCTTCGGCCATCGCAATGGGCTTCCCGTCCCGGAAGGCCACCATGAAAGCGTCCTTGACCGTCCGGCGCACCCGCTGCTGCGTGGCGGACACGTCGCGGTACGACCCGCTCTCCCCCACGAAATACTTGTAGTATTTTCCTATCTTCTTTTCAATAACCTTGCCCCGGAAAGGCCCGAACACCCGGTCGTTCGGGTCGAGCCGTTCGTAGGATATCTTCACCTGCACGGCGAAGGTGATCTTTCCCGACCCGTCCGCCGCGGAGGAAGATCCGGTTCCGGTCCGTTCCTGCATCCGTTCCGTCACGCTCTCCGTATTGCGCTCGGTCACCGTATCGTCCTGCTCGCCGCCCAACTGCACGGTTTTCGTCCGGCCTTCCACCCGGCTCTTGTACTCGCTGAAGGCATTGAACAGCGAACGGGCCACCTTGCGCTGCCCCGCCTCCGAAAGCAGGAAAGCCCGGTCGCGGGCATTGGAAAGAAAACCCAATTCGGTCAGCACGCTGGGC contains:
- a CDS encoding endonuclease MutS2 gives rise to the protein MIYPANYESKIGFDRIREQIGALCTTRAAVRKLAEEGFSSQPGVVAERLALCDELRTALMMESDFPGGEYVDTDSLLHKVEIAGAFLEVEEIVALRRALVAVRDLVQFFDNRSEEQYPRLKAFSAGVSGFPEIINHIDSLIDRFGKVKDSASPELFAVRRAIREREGQASKRLQQILAQAQSAGVVEADAAVSIRDGRPVIPVSAANKKKLKGFIHDESATGKTFYIEPVEVVEITNELRELEYEERREVIRILTAFTEMLRPEIGAIGASGDYLTTIDMIRAKARFALENGCVKPILSEEGELNLRGARHPLLAQALAREGGKVVPLDLQLTREKHILVISGPNAGGKSVCLKTVGLLQYMFQCGFPIPVLENSELPLFGSLFIDIGDEQSIDNDLSTYSSHLLNMKNVLAHADSRSLVLFDEFGGGTEPVIGGAIAESILERLEARGCFGVITTHYSNLKYYASGADGVLNGAMTFDVQNIRPLFRLEMGKPGSSFAVEIARKIGLPEEIIRSASEKAGSDHVNIEKQLREIARDKRYWEQKRDRIRIAERKVEELEAKYAEQLIRIKQERAQIMKQAREEAERLTAEANRQIENTIRTIRESQADKEKTRFVRRELEVFRESVARPEEDKAQQDRIDREMEKLLQRQKQRAERRMRRGEEVAGEEEPQPQKPREIGVGSKVRIADQETLGEVVAMKGRRVTVAFGQILTTVEKERLVAVSNAEYKKQQRQRMPMAAVSAGVSERKLNFRQNIDVRGMRAVEALEAVQNFVDDAVMVGATELRILHGKGTGALKEEIRRYLRTVPLVASAEDEHVELGGAGITVVRLDL
- a CDS encoding MlaD family protein produces the protein MKLNMKREVKIGLFAVLMLVCLYWGVNFLKGRDLFNMNSTYYATYDQVNGIQNSSAIKIKGFKVGAVSKITYDPARSSKIVLELTIKSKYRIPVNSEARVYSDGIMGGKAIEIEMGNAADYLRSGDTIRSAVDKDFLEVAGSEFEFLKQRANELVNEITATLRTLNTLLAENSANVNATMANLAEISGSLNGVIGSESKSLRGIISNMNALSESLKNNSSRIEHIIANVDGFTDSLSRSDIPSAVENLNGSLARLDETLKKVNEGDGTLGRLVNDPALYDSLTAASGNLARLLEDLKAHPGRYIHISVFGGKKEK